In Leishmania donovani BPK282A1 complete genome, chromosome 22, one genomic interval encodes:
- a CDS encoding phosphoinositide-specific phospholipase C, putative, whose product MRARGTPSHTRSVPHFFHAFLVSTLPYRPTLSIEAASTTSHRAAKHCHTIRARHSYTAPELCVCACVALPSSDMGVLCNTASNPEKRTATYIPALRALTDNYFATHHPNENESALFFASLRVALRSMLHCSREEVDEFLIDSCKRSVSTSAALDKFLSNKNTSKVAPDATAAKIMQVWMMYDKDNSGDLSYAEMKRLVEGLSFSKDLTERILKPFEDDNRHTIAFSEFAKVYSNAVSFRELGYVFQDLAGGGQQTISRDTFASFVCDIQGEDWDAEFLNEKLALMGCVGTDGITENNFVGYVMSPYFDSAVEKKKLTDVYHDMDQIMCCYFISSSHNTYLTGDQLTSKSSSQMYKKALLDGCRCVELDCWNGPHGEPIVYHGYTRTSRIAFEECVKTIRQYAFTASAYPVILSLEVHTSVEQQDRMAEILEGGLGSLLFRPPWGSNEKPTMTFSPNNLKNKILVKAKRGDFPAREPRVDKDDDATETDSVASTNNADYLKMKETCRKAEKDEVRVSAKLSALVSIESSKCHDVKDLSYLKDKQPYHCSSYSERKGKAIAREAHDALVRINDTCLSRVFPAGSRIDSSNYSPLLYWASGFQMVAINWQSSDTFGWRLNRCFFLDNGCCGYLLKPEHLRPVTCPDVAVPENWRSLTVEVISGFSLPSASNSEVADPFVTVFLEGPDVDSTPKSTHTIHNNGFHPVWRGAGQTEWIWTVHRWSLSVLVLQVYDHNRCSSSQLLAEAIIPLRMLHKGFRKVSLNDSAGYSIPGSFLVCRVDYTDAPERL is encoded by the coding sequence ATGCGTGCGCGGGGCACTCCCAGCCACACGCGCTCTGTCCCGCACTTCTTCCATGCCTTTCTCGTATCCACCCTCCCCTACCGGCCTACACTTTCTATCGAAGCAGCATCCACCACTTCGCACCGCGCCGCAAAGCACTGCCATACGATACGCGCGCGCCATTCATACACGGCGCCCgagttgtgcgtgtgcgcatgtgtggcCCTTCCCTCGTCAGACATGGGTGTCCTCTGCAACACGGCGAGCAACCCTGAAAAACGCACCGCCACGTACATCCCGGCGCTCAGGGCGCTTACGGACAACTACTTCGCCACTCACCACCCGAACGAAAATGAATCTGCCCTCTTTTTTGCTTCGCTGCGAGTGGCACTGCGCAGCAtgctgcactgcagcaggGAAGAGGTGGATGAGTTCCTAATCGATTCTTGCAAACGCAGCGTGAGCACAAGCGCCGCGCTCGACAAGTTCCTGTCGAACAAAAACACATCAAAGGTGGCGCCAGATGCCACGGCTGCCAAGATCATGCAGGTGTGGATGATGTACGACAAAGACAATAGCGGCGATTTGAGCTACGCCGAGATGAAGCGTCTGGTCGAGGGGCTCAGCTTTTCGAAGGACTTGACAGAACGAATCTTGAAGCCCTTCGAGGACGACAATCGCCACACCATCGCCTTTTCCGAGTTTGCGAAGGTGTACTCGAACGCCGTGAGTTTCAGGGAGCTCGGCTACGTCTTCCAGGATTTGGCGGGGGGGGGCCAGCAGACCATCTCTCGCGACACCTTCGCCAGCTTTGTATGCGACATCCAAGGCGAGGACTGGGATGCCGAGTTTCTCAACGAGAAGCTCGCTCTTATGGGCTGCGTCGGCACCGACGGCATCACGGAGAATAACTTCGTCGGATACGTTATGAGTCCCTACTTCGACTCCGCGGTGGAGAAGAAGAAGCTGACGGACGTCTACCACGACATGGACCAGATCATGTGCTGCTACTTCATCAGCTCCTCACACAACACGTACCTCACCGGGGACCAGCTCACGAGTAAATCCTCCTCCCAGATGTACAAAAAGGCGCTTCTCGACGGGTGCCGGTGCGTGGAGCTTGATTGCTGGAACGGCCCTCACGGCGAGCCGATTGTGTACCACGGCTACACCCGCACTTCTCGTATAGCCTTCGAAGAGTGCGTTAAGACGATTCGCCAGTACGCCTTTACTGCTTCCGCATACCCCGTGATACTCTCACTGGAGGTGCATACTtcggtggagcagcaggaTAGAATGGCGGAGATTCTAGAAGGAGGACTGGgctcgctgctcttccgGCCTCCGTGGGGCTCCAACGAGAAGCCCACCATGACCTTCTCACCCAACAACTTAAAGAACAAAATTCTCGTGAAAGCGAAGCGCGGCGACTTCCCGGCCCGCGAGCCTCGCGTTGAcaaagacgacgacgcaacCGAGACGGACTCGGTGGCGAGCACAAACAACGCCGACTACCTGAAAATGAAGGAGACTTGCAGGAAGGCCGAGAAGGATGAGGTTCGGGTGTCAGCGAAGCTGTCCGCCCTTGTCTCCATCGAGTCCAGCAAGTGCCACGACGTCAAGGACTTATCATACCTGAAGGACAAGCAGCCGTACCACTGCTCTTCGTACtcagagaggaaggggaaggcCATCGCCCGCGAGGCCCACGACGCGCTGGTGCGCATCAACGACACGTGCCTTAGCCGCGTCTTCCCTGCGGGCTCGCGCATCGACAGCAGCAACTACAGTCCGCTGCTTTACTGGGCGTCTGGCTTCCAGATGGTGGCCATCAATTGGCAGTCCAGCGATACCTTCGGCTGGCGCCTCAACCGCTGCTTTTTCCTCGAcaacggctgctgcgggtaCCTCCTGAAGCCAGAGCACCTGCGGCCCGTGACCTGCCCCGATGTGGCCGTCCCGGAGAACTGGCGGTCGCTGACAGTGGAAGTGATTTCAGGCTTCTCGCTGCCGAGCGCGAGCAATTCAGAGGTTGCCGATCCGTTTGTGACAGTTTTCCTCGAGGGCCCCGACGTGGACAGCACGCCAaagagcacgcacacaatcCATAACAACGGCTTTCACCCTGTCTGGCGCGGAGCGGGGCAGACAGAGTGGATATGGACGGTACATCGGTGGTCCCTGTCGGTCCTCGTGCTCCAGGTCTACGACCACAACAGGTGCAGCTCATCTCAGCTGCTCGCAGAGGCCATCATTCCTCTGCGTATGCTTCATAAAGGATTCCGCAAGGTGTCCTTGAATGACTCCGCGGGCTACAGCATCCCCGGCAGCTTTCTTGTGTGCCGCGTCGACTACACGGATGCACCAGAGCGGTTGTGA